A genomic region of Anaerolineae bacterium contains the following coding sequences:
- a CDS encoding amidohydrolase family protein, protein MNTNTVRESLVRAMEQFEIIDAHEHLGPEANRLAMEVDVFTLFAHYTRGDLAVAGMSEAEYQSLYNQAIPLERRWQTFAPYWERIRWTSYSRAALLAAKRFYGFDDINDETYGPLSEAIKKANTPGLYQRVLGDACNIRLALTQCRLTQLDSPLLVPVMPMVYEMETWADLAHPPFEPAATIRSLDDYLDAARRYVLRVKSEGAVGLKMVSNPYGDPDRSEAISLFEGLRSGAHDRLPGVNRLRDYVVDQVVAFAAQQDLVIAVHTGYWGDFRQLDPLHMIPLLQRHPTARFDIYHLGYPWMRETLMLGKGFPNVWLNLAWTHIISQRFATAGLDEAIDLVPANKVLAFGGDYAVPVEKVYGHLVMARENISEALARRVVEGQMTETQAQALAHRWFWENPVELYRLGGRREGGKE, encoded by the coding sequence TGGAGGTGGACGTGTTCACCCTCTTCGCCCACTACACTCGGGGAGACCTGGCCGTGGCCGGCATGAGCGAGGCCGAGTACCAGTCGCTCTACAACCAGGCCATTCCCCTGGAGCGCCGCTGGCAGACCTTCGCCCCCTACTGGGAGCGGATTCGCTGGACTTCCTACTCCCGCGCCGCCCTCCTGGCCGCCAAGAGGTTCTACGGCTTCGACGACATCAACGACGAGACCTACGGCCCTCTCTCCGAGGCCATCAAGAAAGCCAATACCCCCGGCCTCTACCAGCGAGTGCTGGGAGATGCCTGCAACATCCGCCTGGCCTTGACCCAGTGCCGCCTGACCCAGCTGGATTCACCCCTACTGGTGCCGGTCATGCCCATGGTCTACGAGATGGAGACCTGGGCCGACCTCGCCCATCCTCCCTTCGAGCCCGCTGCTACCATTCGCTCCCTGGACGACTACCTCGACGCCGCCCGGCGCTACGTCCTGCGAGTCAAGTCCGAAGGAGCGGTGGGGCTCAAGATGGTCTCCAATCCCTACGGCGACCCCGACCGGTCCGAAGCCATCAGCTTGTTTGAAGGCCTGCGGTCCGGCGCTCATGACCGTCTGCCCGGAGTCAACCGCCTGCGCGACTACGTGGTGGACCAGGTGGTGGCCTTCGCCGCTCAGCAGGACCTGGTCATCGCCGTCCACACTGGCTACTGGGGCGACTTCCGCCAGCTCGATCCCCTGCACATGATCCCCCTGCTCCAGCGGCACCCCACGGCCAGGTTCGACATCTACCACCTGGGCTACCCCTGGATGCGCGAGACGCTCATGCTGGGCAAGGGCTTCCCCAACGTGTGGCTTAACCTGGCCTGGACCCACATCATCTCCCAGCGGTTCGCCACCGCCGGGCTGGACGAGGCCATAGACCTAGTGCCGGCCAACAAGGTCCTGGCTTTCGGGGGAGACTACGCCGTGCCGGTGGAGAAGGTTTATGGGCACCTGGTCATGGCCCGGGAGAACATCTCCGAGGCCCTGGCCAGGCGGGTGGTGGAAGGCCAGATGACCGAGACCCAGGCCCAGGCCCTGGCCCACCGCTGGTTCTGGGAGAACCCGGTGGAGCTGTATCGGCTGGGGGGAAGGAGGGAAGGAGGGAAGGAGTAG
- a CDS encoding four helix bundle protein, translating to MGEGSVREPARRFDDLVVWQKAHQLVLDVYAMTEGFPKHELFGLTSQVRRAAVSVPANIAEGFRRRGHSDKVRFLNIAQASLEECRYYFILARDLNYCQPHGPLTQLDEVSRLLDAYIAGIHRSRRNPP from the coding sequence ATGGGCGAGGGGAGTGTAAGGGAGCCGGCGAGACGGTTTGATGACTTGGTGGTATGGCAGAAGGCGCATCAGCTGGTTCTGGACGTGTACGCCATGACTGAGGGCTTTCCCAAGCACGAGTTGTTCGGACTGACCTCGCAGGTGAGGCGTGCGGCCGTCTCGGTGCCGGCCAACATCGCTGAGGGGTTCAGGCGACGAGGCCACTCAGACAAGGTGCGCTTCCTCAACATCGCCCAGGCCTCGCTCGAGGAGTGCCGCTACTACTTCATCCTCGCCCGGGACCTCAACTACTGCCAGCCTCATGGCCCGCTAACGCAGCTGGACGAGGTCAGTCGCCTGCTGGACGCCTACATCGCCGGAATACACCGCTCCAGACGCAACC